The genomic region AGGAAGCGGACCGCGTGGTCGGGCTGGAGTTGGGGGCGGACGACTACGTCACCAAGCCGTTCTCACCCCGCGAGCTGCTGGCGCGTGCGCACAGCGTGCTGCGGCGCACCCATGGCAGCGGCGAGGCCGCATCGCCGCACCGCGACGAGATCCGCCGCTTCGCCGGCTGGCAGCTCAATCTGGCCGGGCACCAGTTGATCGCCCCGGACGGACGGCAGGTGCGGCTGACCCATGCCGAGTTCGACCTGCTGGCCGCGTTGGTCAACAATGCCGGCCGCATCATGAGCCGCAATGCACTGCTGGACGCGATGAGCGGGCGCGACCTCGATCCCAATGATCGCACCGTCGACGTGCTGATTGGGCGGCTGCGGCGCAAGCTCGATCCCGGGCCGGGGCAGCCGGGCTTCATCACCACGGAATATGGGCTGGGCTACCTGTTCGCGGCGCAAGTGACCTGAGCGGGGAGGTACGAACTGCGCTTGGGTCGCGAAGCGGAGCAAGGTGGATTTGTGGCCCCTGCCGGTCCCGGCCAGCACCCAGGTCTTCACATATTTGAGAATGGTGCGGAGAACGAATTAAGAATTTCTACGTTAGCGACGCGACGCAGAAATTCTTAATTCGTGGGCGGGGAATGTCGGCACGTAGGAATTCTGATTGCGCCGCACCTCGCTGTCGCAGATTGCATCGTCGTGATCTTGGTGTCCGCTTCTGTCTGCTATCGTTCTCTATTGAACGCGAGATGATAGCAAAAGAGGAAGCGTCAATGGGCGTTATGATGCAGGCGTTCTATTGGGACTGTCCGGTTCTCGAAGGTCAGGCGTTCGCTTGGTGGAAGCTTGTCAAACAACGGGTTCCAGCGCTCGCCGCGGCGGGTTTTACCGCGCTCTGGCTACCGCCCGCCAATAAAGCTGCCTCCAATACCTCGATGGGGTACGATCCGTACGATTATTTCGATCTCGGGGAATTCAACCAGAAAGGTTCGGTCGCAACCTGGTTCGGTACAAGGGACGAACTGGCCGCACTGATCGACACGGCCCACGGGGCTGGAATGCAGGTCTATGCGGACTTCGTCATCGACCATTGCAGCGGCGCGGACGCCCAGGAGGTCAGCGCTGTGGATGGGGTTAGCCGCTGGACATTGTTTACGCCGAAAAGCGGCAAGTTCCCGCGCAACAGCGAGAGCTTCCACCCATCGCGCTACGAGAGCTGGGACCAAGGTCAATTCGGAGGCATGCCGGACCTCTGCCATCGGAACCCTGCCGTCTATACGGCCTTGCTTGAGTGCGCGGAATGGATGATCAACACCGTCGGCTTTGACGGATTCCGCTTCGACTTCGTCAAAGGCTACGGACCCTGGATGGTTCGCGCCATCCAGGAACTCAGGGGCTTGCGCGGAACGCAACCGTTCAAGCCATTCTCTGTCGGTGAGTGCTGGGACGAAAGCCGGACCATTGATGACTGGCTCACCGAGGCCAACACGTGGTCGGACAATCCCGTGCGTGCCTTTGACTTCCCGTTGCGCTATCGCCTTAGAGATCTGTGCCAGACATATGGCTTCAGCCTTAGACGACTGACCGATCCGGGAACCGTCCTCATCGGCCGCTCAGACGGCGCGGACCTGGCCGTCACCTTCGTGGAGAACCACGATGTGGTCCGGAACGATCCCATCATACACGACAAGATGCTGGCATATGCATTCATTCTAACGCAGCGAGGATATCCTACCATTTTCTGGCAAGATTACTATAATTGGGGGCTTGCATTGCCAGGAGAGGTGAGTGGAATCGATGCCTTGGTACGAATTCATGAAGATTACGCGGCAGGAGATGTTCATATTTTATATGTAGATGATGATCTTTATATCATGCAGCGTTTGGGGTATGGCGAAAAGCCTGGACTTGTGTTTGTTTTAAACAACCGAGGGACTTGGAACGGCGCATCAGTACAGACGAAGTGGTTGGACACCGATCTGCGGCCGGCGGCGTGGCGTGGCCAGGATTTGGGCCAGCCCATGCCAAAGCGGACCGGCTCCGACGGATGGACCGACCTCTGGGCCCCACCACGAGGCTATGCGGTTTACGTGCCTCGTTAGCGTCACAGGTTGTTGGAGATTGCCTTGCGTTGGCGGACTATGTTCGCCATACGTCATCGGGCCATTGTGCCAAGCCGCGCAGCGCTATTGGGGTGCAGGGGCCTTGTGGCCCCTGCCGGGTCCAGGGCAGCGCCCTGGTCTTCCTTCAGTTGCGCATCGAGTGCATCAAGTATCCTGGGCAAGGCCTGCCGCAGCGCGGCGACGCGTCCGGCGAGTCCGTTCAGATCGCCGCGCCGGGCCGCGGCGCCGGTGGCCTCGGCGAGATCGAACACGGCACTGCAGCCGACATAGCTGGCGCCACCCTTCAGCTTATGGCTGAGGTCCCGGACGGCAGCGGTGTCCTCGGTGGCGAGGGCATCCGCCAGCGCCGCCAGGGTTGCCGGCGTGGTTTGGCGATAGAGGGCCAGCAGCCGCTGCGCACTGCCCAGCCCGAGATCCGCGGCCTGCTCGTGCAGCGGCACCGGTGCGGGCGGGCGCGGCGGCCCGGGCGGCACCACGCGGCCGCAGGCGAAGGCAATGGCCCGGTCGAGGTCGACGCGCCGGAACGGCTTGCCGATGAACATGTCCATGCCTGCATCGAGGCAGGCCTGCACGTCGGTCTGCACTACCTGCGCCGACAGCGCGACAATCGGCACCCTGCGCTTGCGCGGATCCGCCAGCGCGCGGATCCGGCGCGTGACCTCGATGCCGTGCATGTTCGGCAGATAGAGATCCATCAGCACAAGATCGTAGTCATGCGCGGCCAGGGCGGCGAGGGCGGCCTCGCCCCCCGTCGCCACGGTGGCGTTGTGGCCGGCGGTATGGAGCAGGCCGGTCGCGACCATCGCATTCACCTCGTTGTCCTCCACCACCAGCACGTTCAGTGCCCGCCCGGCGCAGGGGGAGGGCACAGCAGCGGTGACCGGACGTGCCGGGGCGCCGGCTTCTTCTACGCGGCGGTACGGCAGGGTGAACCAGAAGCAACTGCCCTGACCGGGGCGGCTGCTCACGTCCAGCTCGCCGCCCAGTCGCTCGATCAGGCGCCGGCAGATCGCCAGGCCCAGGCCGCTGCCGCCGTAGCGGCGTGCCACCGAGCTGTCCGACTGGGTGAAAGGATCGAAGATCGTCGCGAGCTTGGATTCCTCGACGCCGATGCCGGTGTCGGTGATGGTGAAGCGCAGCCGGCAGGTGTCATCCGCACCGGCGATTTCCTCGATGGCGAGGCTGACGCTGCCCTGGTCGGTGAACTTGATGGCGTTGCCGATGAAGTTGATCAGGATCTGCCGCAGCTTGCCCGGATCGCCGATGACCACGGGCAAGGGCGGCAGGGTGGCGAGCAGGCGCAGCCGCGGCTTGCGCGCCGCCAGCGGCCGCATCAGGCCGAGCACGCTCTCCGCTACATCGGCCACCGGGAAAGAGATCTCCTCGACATCGAGCACGTCGGCCTCGATCTTCGAGTAGTCCAGGATGTCGGAGATCACCGAGGAGAGCAGTTCCCCCGACTGGGTGATCGCATCCAGCCGGGCCCGGTCCCCGGCGGAGAGGTCGCTGTGGCCGAGCAGCTCCGCGAGTCCGAGGATGCCGTGCAAGGGGGTACGGATCTCGTGGCTCATGGTGGCGAGGAAGATCGACTTGGCGCGGTCGGCGGCGCGGGCTTCCTCGCAGGCACGGCGGTATTCCGTGACATCGCTCAGGATCATCACCGTGCCGATGACGCGCTCGCTGACATCGAGCAGGCGCTGCGACTTGATCTCGAACCAGCGGGGGCCGAGATTGGTCTGCAACTGCTGCTCACGCACGGGCAGGTCGATGTCGAGCAGCCCGGGCGGTAACCGAACCTGTTCCTGGCTGTAATAGACCATGCCGGGTGCGGAGCGTTCGGCGAACAGGCTGGTCGCCGCGCAGTTCATGTTCTCGACCTCGCCGGCGACGTCGAGCAGGATGACCGGGTCCTTCAGGCTTTCGAAGATGGTCAGGTACTTGCTTTTTTCCTCGGTCAGGGCGCGGTTGCGGATGCGGAGCTGATCAAGGGCCGCATCGCAGGTCTGTCCGGTCCATTCCTCGCAGACACCGATTTCAATGCGATCGAAATAATTATCGATGATGCGACGGTACGATTCCAGATCCTCGCGTTCGAGGCCGGCTTCGTCGAGCAGGTCCTGGTAGGAACGGCGGTAGCTCTTGAGATTGCCGAGGAACATCGCCAGCGGAATGCCGCGGGCGCGGTGGCGGCTGCCGGCTTCGATGCCGTACCAGGCAACGGGGTCACGCCCCGGTACCGTATCGGCCGTCAGCGGGGAAAGCTGGCGCCCTTCCCGCAAAGCCCGCAGCAACGCCGCGGAGAGGCCGCGCATCGAGGCGAGCCAGGCTTCCTCGAACGGGGCGGAGAACTGCATGTAGCCCCGCACCTTGCCGTTGCGGGTGAGATGATGCAGCAGCCGGTCTTCGCCGTGGGTGATGATCTCAGCGAGAGTCGGCATCAGGAGGCGCCCTCTTTCGGATGGTGTCTGGGCTCGGGGGAGATCCCCCCGAGCCCGGACAGCATACGCGATTTCAGGTGGAGAGAGAGGCTCCGCCGCAGACGACGATCTGCTGGCCGGTGATGGCGCCGGCCTCGGGGGAGAGCAGGAAGGCGGTCAGCGCGGCGATCTCCTCCGGTTGCACGAAGCGGCCGATCGGCGGGCGGCGCGGGGCAACGCCGGCGCGGGCGGGATCGTGCAGCATCGGCGTGTCGGTGGCGCCCGGGGCGACCACGTTGACGGTGATGCCGCGCGGCGCCAGTTCGGCACCCCAGGAGCGGGCGAGGCCGAGCAGCGCCGCCTTGGTGGCGGCATACTGGCTGCGGCCGGGCGCGCCATTGGCGACGCGGCTGCCGATCAGCACGATTCGCCCGCCGTCCGGCAAATGGGGGGCCAGCGCATCGGCGAGGCGGGTGGCGACATCGACGTGCAGGTGCCACATCGCCGCCCCGGCCGCGTGGTCCAGTTCACCCAGCCGGCCGACGCGCAGCACCCCGGCCGCATGCACCAGCGCATCCGGCCGGAGATCACCGAGGCTGGCGATGTCGCCGTCGAGCAGGTCGAAGGCGCGATGGGTGAAGCGCGGATCGACGAGGTCGGGCGGGCGGCGGCTGAGACCGGTGACCGCCCAGCCCTCGCGCAGCAGGCGCTGCGCGATCGCGAGCCCGATGCCGGAACTGGCACCGGTGACCAGGGCGTGCCGGGGCGGCGGGGCGGTCACTTGCCGTGGCTCCAGTCCTCGGCGAGGCGGATGTATTTGATGGTCTGCCGGAAATAGGTGAAGGCGATGTGCAGCTTGCCGTCAGAACCCTGCTTGATCGAGGGGTAGGAGAATTCGCGGTTGAGGGATTCCCGCGAGTTGTTGGTCAGGCAGTAGCCGTCACCGGTTTCGAGGTCGCGGCGATGCGGCCAGGTGGCGCCGCCGTCTTCGGAAATCGCCAGCGTCAGCGGCGCCCGCGGCGCGCCCCAGAAGGCCGTGCGATGCGTGGGCGGCTCGGCCGGGGCGGCCTGGGTGTCGTCCTCGCCGATATCGTCATAAAGCGAGATGCGGCGCGCCACCGCATCGGCGGCGCTGGAATTGTTGAAGACCAGCGCGAGATGCCCGTTGGCCAGGGCGGTGAACTGGATCGAGGAATTGTTGTTCGGCAGTTCGGTCGGCACCGGTGGCGTCCAGCTCCGGCCGTGGTCATGCGAGCGGCTGAGATAGATGTTGTCGGCCCAGCGGCTGCGGAACAGCGCCAGCAGCGAGCCGTCGGCCAGCTTGTCGATGTTCATGTGCACGCAGCCGGTGCTGGCCGGCACCTCGGCCTCGGTCCAGGTCCGGCCGCCATCGGCGGAGATCTTCACCGCACTGGTGTCGAAGTCGCCGACCCATTTCACGCCGGAACGGCCGTTGCAATAGAACACCGGCAACAGCCACTCGCCGCTGTCGAGCACGACGACGGGCTGGCGGATGAAGGTGCCGGAGCCTTCGCGCGGGCCGAACAGCGTCTCGATCGGGCCCCAGCTCTCGCCGTTGTCGGTGGAGAGGCGGCGGCGCACGATGGCGGTGTCCTGGTTGCCGGAAATCTGCGCCGTCCACAGCAGCCAGAGTTGCCCGTCCGGGGCGGGGAAGAGCAGCGGGTTCTGTTCCGAACGGCCCGGGTCGTCGGAGAGCTTCACCGCCGGCGTCCAGTGATCGGTGCCGGCGGGAAGGCGGGAGAACCAGACCGAGATGTCGGGGATGCCTTCCTGCGTGCCGCCGAACCAGACGCAGGCGAGGTCGCCGTTGGGCAGCGGCGTGATGTTGGCGGCGTGGTTCTGCACGCAGGGCGAGGGAAGGTAGGCTTCTTCCCGGGCGGGATCGGTGGCGGCGGGGGCGATGTGGCCGGTGCGCGCGGCGAGGGCGGCGGCAATGGCGGGGTCGATGGGGGCGGGGCTGGTCACGACGTTCCTCGTTGGGGGGATGGACCCGGGGAGAGTGGTCCCGCCGGCGGGGCGACCCGGCGGGACCGTGGGTGGGTCAGCGCACGGCTTCGATGGCTGCCTTGTTCTGCCAGCCGAGGGCCCATTCCAGGCCCATCACCAGGATCGGGGTGACGGCGGCAACATACATGTTGTCGATGCCGAAGGGGTTGCCAAGTGCATACCAGACCGTGGTGGCGACGGCGGCGGCAATCAGGCCGAGCGTGGCACCGCGGTTGCTGCGGAAGGCCGGCAGGTAGAAGCCGATCAGGGCGACGATCGAGATCGACAGGCGCAGCGCCCGGGTGAAGAAGGACAGCTTGAGGATGGCAGGCACGGCGAAGACGAAGACCAGCGGCACCACGCCAATGACCAGCGAGATCCAGCGGGTGGCGCGCAGCTCCTGCTCCGGGGTGGGCTTGAAGCGGGGCACGTAGAAGTCACGCACGATCAGCGAGGCGATGGCCAGGGCCACGGTGCAGACGCTGACGAAGACCGAGGCGATCAGGCCGACGGCGACGACGCCGGCAAGGATCGGGTTCATGCCCTGCAGGAACACCGGCAGCGCATAGAGGCTGTTGATGCCAGGGTGCAGGTATTTCGCGGCGACGCCGATCAAGGCGAGCGCGACGCCGAGCGGGAAGCAGAGGGCGGCGGCATAGAGGCAGGAGCGGCGCGCGTCATTGGCGCTGGCCGAGCCAGAGATCGCCTGCACGATGAACTGGGTGGAGAAGATGGCGCCAACCGTGCCGAAGGTCCAGGCGATGATCGTCGCCGGGCCGATCTTGCCGTCCCAGGTGAAGTAATGCGCCGGCATCTGGTCCATCATCGGCTGGATGCCGCCGGTGGCATAGAGCGCGACGCCGAGGATCAGCCCAACGCCGACCACCTTGATGCCGGTGTGCAGCAGCGTGACATAGGCAACGCCCTTCAGGCCGCCGAAGACGAAGTAGAAGGTGCTGACCGCGGCGATGATGCACATGGCCACCGGCAGGTTGATCTTCATCACCGTGGAGATGGCCGCGGCGCCGCTGATGTAGTTGCCGACGTTCACCAGCAGCAGCGCATAGATCATGATGATCGAGACAGTCAGCATGGTCGAGCGGCCGTATTTCTGCGCGATCGCCGCGGAGATCGTGTACTCGCCTGAGCCGTACAGCTTGCGCACGAAGAACAGGCCGAACAGCAGGAAGCCGATCGAGGCACCGATCACCGACCAGGCCGATGCAATGCCGGAATTGAAGGCTTCCTGCGCGGTGCCGACGGTTGATTTCGCGCCGACGAATTCCGACATCAGCAGGATGCCGATGACCGCGGCGGGCAGGGCGCGGCCGGCTACCATGAACTGCGCGCTGGTGCGGCTGCGCAGCCGCACCGTGAGCCAGGAGGTGAATAAGATGTAGGCGATGATCATCGCGACGATGATCGCCGTGTCGATGCTGCCAAACTCGCTCATCTTGAACGGGCTTTCTTGGTTAAGGGTCGTTGCGTCGCGTGCCCACGACGAAATTGGTCAGCAGGCGGCGCGGTAGATGTTCAGGATCTGGTCGCGGCTGAGCTCGCGCGGGTTGTTGTCGAGCAGCCGGCGAATGGCATGCGCCTCGTCGGCCATCGCACCGAGATCGGCTTCCGGCACGCCGAGGCGGGAAAGACGCATCTCCACGCCCAGCGAGGCGCAGAATTGATGGGCGACGTCGAACACGTCCCGCTCGGACGTGACCGCCGGCAGGCCCAGAGCGGCGAGGATCGCGGCGGTGCGTTCCGGCACGGCAGGGGCGTTGAAGGCCAGCACATGCGGGAAGATCAGCGCGTTGGCGGCGCCGTGGGCGATGTGGTGGCGGGTGCCGAGCGGATAGGCGACGGCATGGCCGGCGGCGGTGTTCACCGGGCCGAGGCAATAGCCGCCATAGAGCGAGGCCAAAGCGAGGCCGCTGCGTGCCTCGAGGTCCGATCCGTCGGCGATGGCGCGCGGCAGGAAGCGGCCGACCAGGCGCACGCCTTCCAGCGCGTAGAGGTCGATCAGCGGATGGGCGCGGCGGTTCGTGTACGCCTCGACGCAATGCGCCAGCGCATCGACGCCGGTGGCGGCGGTGACGGCGGGCGGTACCGAGAGCGTCAGCTCCGGGTCGACCACGGCAAGGTCGGCAAGCATGTGCGTGCTCTGCACCGCGAGCTTGTTGCGGGTGGCCGGGGCGGTGACCAGGGCGCGGGTGCCGGCCTCGCTGCCGGTGCCCGCGGTGGTGGGCACCTGCACCAGCGCACAGGCGCGACCGCGCACGCGTTCGGCGCCGACCACGTCGGTCAGGGCCTGATCGCTGCCGTGCAGCACCGCGACCAGCTTGGCGAGGTCCATGGCGCTGCCGCCACCGAAGCCGATCACCAGGTCGGGCTGCACTGAAGCGGCCGCCGCCAGGGCCGCTTCCAGGTTGGGCACGTCGGGTTCCGGGCGGACCTCGCCGAACACGGCGATGTCCGGGCTAAGTCCGAGGGCGGCGACACGGCTGACATTGAAGGCATCGGCGATGACGAGCGGGCGGGCGCAGCTGCGCGCCCGCGCCCAGCCGGCGATGCCGGCAAGCGTGCCGGGGCCGAAGGCAAGGGTGGTGGGGCGGAGGATCTCGATGGGGCGAAGAAGGTCTTGCATCGGGGGGGATCCGCTGGAGATGCGCGTCAGGCGACGAGGCGGGCGGCGGCGAGGCGCTCGGCGTAGTCGATCGCCTCGACCAGGCTCAGTTCGTTGGCGATGCCACGGCCGGCGATGTCGAAGGCGGTGCCATGGTCGACCGAGGTGCGGATGATCGGCAGGCCGAGCGTGATGTTGACGCCGCTCAGCGCTTCCCAGGTGCCGGTGGCCGGATCGACGTTGAAGCCGAGCAGCTTGACCGGGATGTGCCCCTGGTCGTGGTACATCGCCACCACCGCGTCGAACTGGCCGGCGCGCAGCTTGACGAAGACGGTGTCGCCGGGCACCGGCCCGACCACGTCCATGCCCTCGGCGACGCAGGCGGCGATGGTGGGGGTGCTGACCTCGATGTCCTCGCGGCCGAACAGACCGCCCTCGCCGGCATGCGGGTTGAGCGCCGCCACGGCGATGCGGGCGCGGGCGACACCGAGGTCCTTCAGCGCGCGGTGGGTAAGATCGAGGACGTAGCGCAGCCGCTGCGGCGTGAGCTTCTTCGGCACGTCCTGCAGCGCGACATGCGTGGTGACGTGGCTGACCCGCATGTTGCCGTGCGCCAGCATCATCACCGAACCGGAGGCACCGGTCAGCGCGGCAAGCATGTCGGTGTGGCCGGCATAGTGGTACCCGGCCTTGTTCAGCGCCTCCTTGTTCAAGGGCGCGGTCACCAGCCCGCCGGTGCGGCCGGCCTCGGTGAGGCGCACCGCGCGCTCGATGGCGAGATAGGCGAAGCGGCCGCCATCCTCGTTGAGCACGCCGGGCAGGATCGGGTTGCCTTCCGGCCCCGCCTGCAGGCAGGCGAGCGCGGGCCAGGCTTCATCCTCGGTGATTTCGGGGATGTCGATGCCGAGGTCGAGCTGCGCCTGCGCCGCCCGCAGCGCCGGCGTGCTGCCGATGACGAGCAGGCGCAGGTCGCCGGCCTCGATGCGGGGGCGCAGGTGCGCGCAGGCCTTGACGATGATCTCCGGCCCGACGCCGGCCGGATCACCCATGGTGATGGCGAGATGTGGCTTCATGCCCCCGGTTCCTTGCTGTTTTGTTCGATGTTGTCGGCGATGCGGCGCAGCAGGTCGGGGGCGCCGAAGGCCCCGGATTTCGACACCACAACCACGCCATCCCAGGCGCCGCCACGCATGATCGAGCACGGCACGCCGGGCTGGAGCTGGCCGCGGACCTCGAGATGGGTGGCGCCGAGCGCGGTGCAGATCGCCCGCAGCGTCTCGCCGCCCGCGACCACCAGGGTGCGGGGCGGGGCGAGCCGCGGCAGCAATGCCGAGAGTTCGCGGTCGATCCAGGCGGCGGCGGCGACGCGGTCGGTGCCTGCGGGCAGATCGAAGCTGGCCAGCGCGGTGCCGGTGGCGGTGAGGCGCGCGGCAAGGCCCGCCGCACTGGCCGCGTCGCCGCCGGCGAGCGGAAGATGATGCGCCCTTGCTTCCCGCAGTTGCGCGGCGGTGACCGGATGGTCCGAACCGAACAGGCCCAGCAGCGGCGCGGGAAACGGCCCGTCGAGATCGGCCGGCGCGCCGGCGAGCAGGGCCGCGAGGCCGCCGCTGCCGCTCCAGAGCACCGGCCCGGACAAAGCGCGGCCGGCGGTGGCGATCTGGTGCAGGTCGTCCTCGGTCTCGGCATCCCACAGGCTGACCCCCGGCGGCACCGTATCGCCGGGCCGGACCAGGGTGACGACGATGCCATGCCGGGCCAGGGTGTCGTGCAATGGCTCGCCGACGGGCCGCCAGCCGGCACCGTCACGGGCGTATTGCTGGCCGGCGCGGGTGATGCGCCCCTGGAAGGGAAAGGCGGGGGCGATCAGGCAATGCGCCGGGCGCAGCTTCTGCAGGCCGGCGGCGAGGCCGGTGGCCCCATGGCCACGCAACAGGCTGTCGAGCTTCCAGAAGGCGACGGTGTCGGGCGTCGGCGCGAGGGCGGCGGCGAAGGCGGCCGCCGTCGCGGCGGTCGCCTTCTTGTCCTGCTCGCGCGTGGCGATATCGAGCGCAGCGCTGGCGGGGAGGGCGCCTGCGGGCGGCGCCCAGAACACCGCCACCTGCCCCGCCCGCGCGGCGAAGCACGCCGCGCTGTCCAGCGCCCCCGTCAGGTCATCGGCGACGAGACGGAGATGCATTCAGCCCTGCCGCATCCGCTGGGTCAGCGCCGAGGCGGCGCGGGTGATGATCGAGGTGTCGGTGGCCACCGCGATGAAGTCGACACCCTCGGCGACGCGGCGCGCCGCCTCGGCCTCGTTGGTGGTCAGGTAGCCGCAAGGCTTGCCGACCGCGCGCAGGCGGCGGAAGGCGTCGTCGATCGCGGCCTGCACCTCCGGATGCTGGGCGTTGCCGAGATGGCCCAGCGAGGCGGCGAGGTCGGAGGGGCCAATGAAGACACCGTCCACGCCTTCGACCGCGGCGATGGCTTCCAGGTTGCGCAGGCCGGCTTCGTTTTCGATCTGCACCAGCACGCAGATGTCGTCGGCGGCGCCGCGGAGATAGCCGGTGTCGAGCCCGTAGCGGGCGGCCCGCGAGGCACCGGAGACGCCGCGCACGCCCTGCGGCGGATAGCGCGTGTAGCTGACCGCCAGCGCGGCTTCCTCGGCCGACTGCACATAGGGGAACAGCAGCGAGCGGGCGCCGGCATCGAGCACGCGCTTGACCAGCACCATGTCCGACCAGGCCGGCCGCACGATCGGGCTGACCCCGGTGCCGTTCAGCGCGCGCAACTGCGAGATCACGTTGGGCAGCTCGTTCGGCGAATGCTCGGTGTCGATCAGGATCCAGTCGAAACCGCAGCCGGAGAACAGCTCTACCAGCTCGGTGCTGGCGAGGGTGGAGAACAGGCCAAGCTGCTGGCGCCGGCCGAGGTCACGCTTGAAGGGGTTCATCGGAGGGGCAGTTCCTTTGTCACGAGGTGGCGCCGACGGAGATCGCGCCGGCTGAAAGCCGCACGGCGGTGCTGAGCTCGCCGGCGATGCGCTGCGCCGCCGGCAGGGCGGCGGCGACGAATTCGGCGAGCGGCGCCCGCGCCGCGTCGATGGTGAAGCTGATGCCCGCGATCGGCGAGCCGGTGGCATCGAGCACCGGGGCGGCGACGGTACGCAGCCCATAGGCGTTCTCGCCATCGGAGACGGCGTAGCCCCGGGCACGGATGTCGCGCAGCCGTGCCAGCAGCGCGTCGAGATCGGTGAGGGTGCGCTCCGACAGCTTGACCCGCTCGACGCTTTCCAGCAGCGCGACCTGGCGCGGCTGCGGCAGGTAGGCGAGCTGGACCTGACCGATCGCCGCGGCATAGACGGGGATGCGCCGTCCGGGGCGGCGGTCGATGTCCTGGCGCATCTGCCCTGATTGCACGCGTTCGAGATAGACGACGTCGGGGCCGTCGAGGATCGCGAGCGAGCCGGCATCGGCGAGGGCGGGCACGCATTCGCGCAGCAGCGGTGCCGCATGCGCGGGAAGATCCTGCGAGGCCAGCGCCAGATAGCCGAGTTCCAGGCATTTCAGGGTGAGCCTGAACCGCTTGCTGGTGGGCACGGCACAGAGATAGCCGAGCGAAACCAGGGTGTGGATCAGCCGGAACGCGGTGCCGCGGTCGAGCCCGGCACGCGCGGCCACCTCGCTGATGGTCAGTTCCGGCAGTGTCGGGTCGAAGGCGCGCAGCACGGCGAACACCTTCGCTGCCGACTGCACCAGATTCTTGCCGTTCTCAACCATGCTGGCCCGTCCCTTCGGGTTGGAGACCCGAACCGCACCCCGTTCCGATGTTCGGAATGCGAACACTTGTTTGTATACCGATCATTCAGCGCCTGCCTGAAAGTTGCGTCAAGGACTTTCTTGTTGCCCGAAAAGGCGGTTTCGCTGGGAATTATTGTGCGATGCGGCATGGGGCGGTCGGGAGTGAGGTCCGACAGCGGAGGGGCCGCAGAGCAACGAAAAAGGCCGGAGGCAACTGCGTGCCTCCGGCCCTGGGGGGCGATGAAGGAGCGAGGCGGGCGGCGTCAGCCGAGGCTGATGCGCACGCCCAGCGCGGCGATGAACCGGGCCAGCCAGGCCGGATGGGCGGGCCAGGCCGGGGCGGTGATCAGGTTGCCATCCGCCACCGCCCCGTCGATCGCGATCTCGGCGTAGCGGCCGCCGGCCAGCGCAACTTCCGGCGCGCAGGCCGGATAGGCCGAGACCGTGCGGCCGCCGATCACCCCGGCCGCCGCCAGCAACTGCGGGCCATGGCAGACCGCGGCGATCGGCTTGTTGGCCTCGGCGAAGGCACGGATCAGCGACAGCACGCGCGGGTCGAGGCGCAGATATTCCGGCGCCCGGCCACCCGGGATCACCAGCCCGTCATACTGGTCGGCGGAGACGGTGTCGAAACCGGCATTCAGCGTGAAGCGATGGCCGGGCTTCTCGGTGTAGGTCTGGTGACCTTCGAAATCATGAATGGCGGTGGCGATGTGGTCGCCCGCCTGCTTGCCGGGGCAGACGGCATGCACGGTCAGCCCGACCATCTGCAGCGCCTGGAACGGTACCATGGTCTCGTAATCCTCGGCGAAATCGCCGACGAGCATCAGGATCATCTTCTTCGTCAAACCCGCCTCCTGTTGTTGCGACGGCGCCCTGGCGCCATCGGATCGATCCGG from Rhodovastum atsumiense harbors:
- a CDS encoding HpcH/HpaI aldolase family protein; protein product: MNPFKRDLGRRQQLGLFSTLASTELVELFSGCGFDWILIDTEHSPNELPNVISQLRALNGTGVSPIVRPAWSDMVLVKRVLDAGARSLLFPYVQSAEEAALAVSYTRYPPQGVRGVSGASRAARYGLDTGYLRGAADDICVLVQIENEAGLRNLEAIAAVEGVDGVFIGPSDLAASLGHLGNAQHPEVQAAIDDAFRRLRAVGKPCGYLTTNEAEAARRVAEGVDFIAVATDTSIITRAASALTQRMRQG
- a CDS encoding IclR family transcriptional regulator, translated to MVENGKNLVQSAAKVFAVLRAFDPTLPELTISEVAARAGLDRGTAFRLIHTLVSLGYLCAVPTSKRFRLTLKCLELGYLALASQDLPAHAAPLLRECVPALADAGSLAILDGPDVVYLERVQSGQMRQDIDRRPGRRIPVYAAAIGQVQLAYLPQPRQVALLESVERVKLSERTLTDLDALLARLRDIRARGYAVSDGENAYGLRTVAAPVLDATGSPIAGISFTIDAARAPLAEFVAAALPAAQRIAGELSTAVRLSAGAISVGATS
- a CDS encoding DJ-1/PfpI family protein; translated protein: MILMLVGDFAEDYETMVPFQALQMVGLTVHAVCPGKQAGDHIATAIHDFEGHQTYTEKPGHRFTLNAGFDTVSADQYDGLVIPGGRAPEYLRLDPRVLSLIRAFAEANKPIAAVCHGPQLLAAAGVIGGRTVSAYPACAPEVALAGGRYAEIAIDGAVADGNLITAPAWPAHPAWLARFIAALGVRISLG